The Bacteroidales bacterium genome contains a region encoding:
- a CDS encoding HAMP domain-containing histidine kinase: MKRRTIVLLAIFFFLALSGLILIQLYWIRNAIAITDRQFAYQANKALESVVLDLEEKELIRNIVEDIDPASTDSITVKVPAGSPLARKLQGYQPNAELLAMYGLNDPDKPVAVTSSGHKIFISSEYSSPFTSIESAEPSPQITNSEITGRVSNKIVFLENIMEKILRTTPDIRERVDPESINQQLRTALNNVGIYLDYEFAIRSGRYGNIWSTPGFTDKPGTNKFIIQLFPNDPVPSQNQIVLYCLQEQHYKFEKIGSLGFMSLLFTTFLLLLSAGTFVVIFRQKKMSEIRNDFINNMTHELKTPISTISLASQMMADTSIPDKDKNIASLAKVISDESMRLKFQVEKVLQMAIFEKMKMKLNLVESDVHTTIDKAIENFTLQINNRNGQITKDYQAVVSLALTDEIHFLNAVSNLIDNSIKYSKDKPEITISTRNNKKGLLIIFEDKGIGISKENQKRIFDKFYRVPSGNVHNVKGFGLGLSYVKKIIEEHDGTIKVDSQLNKGTKFTIFVPQNFLK, translated from the coding sequence ATGAAGCGGAGAACCATTGTATTACTTGCAATATTCTTTTTTCTGGCGTTATCCGGATTAATACTTATTCAGTTGTACTGGATACGAAATGCAATTGCCATTACTGACCGTCAGTTCGCTTATCAGGCAAATAAGGCACTTGAATCTGTTGTTCTTGATCTGGAAGAGAAGGAATTAATAAGAAATATCGTAGAAGATATAGATCCGGCCTCAACAGATTCTATAACTGTTAAAGTACCTGCCGGATCACCTCTTGCCAGAAAGCTCCAGGGATATCAGCCAAACGCTGAACTCCTGGCCATGTACGGGCTTAACGATCCGGACAAACCAGTTGCAGTAACTTCTTCCGGACATAAAATTTTTATTTCTTCGGAATACAGCTCCCCATTTACTTCAATTGAATCGGCTGAGCCATCGCCTCAGATAACGAATTCGGAGATAACCGGAAGAGTAAGCAACAAAATAGTATTCCTTGAAAATATAATGGAGAAAATTCTTCGTACAACACCTGATATAAGAGAAAGAGTTGATCCTGAAAGCATTAATCAGCAACTGCGTACTGCCCTTAACAATGTGGGAATATATCTCGATTATGAGTTTGCAATTCGCTCCGGACGATATGGGAATATCTGGAGTACACCTGGATTTACTGACAAACCCGGTACCAACAAATTCATTATTCAGCTATTTCCCAATGATCCTGTTCCCAGTCAGAACCAGATAGTCCTATATTGCCTTCAGGAACAACATTATAAATTTGAAAAGATCGGAAGTCTTGGTTTTATGTCGCTTCTTTTCACAACATTCCTGCTGCTTCTATCTGCCGGAACATTTGTAGTTATTTTCAGGCAGAAAAAGATGTCAGAGATAAGAAATGATTTCATCAACAACATGACTCATGAACTTAAAACTCCGATTTCGACAATCTCCCTGGCATCCCAGATGATGGCAGATACATCAATCCCGGATAAGGATAAAAATATTGCGAGTCTTGCAAAGGTCATCTCTGACGAGAGTATGAGATTAAAATTTCAGGTAGAGAAAGTGCTTCAGATGGCGATTTTTGAAAAAATGAAGATGAAGCTTAACCTGGTTGAATCTGATGTTCATACAACAATCGATAAAGCAATTGAAAATTTTACTCTTCAGATAAATAACCGGAACGGACAGATAACGAAAGATTATCAGGCTGTTGTTTCACTTGCATTAACAGATGAGATTCATTTTCTAAATGCTGTTTCCAACCTCATTGACAACTCAATTAAATATTCAAAGGATAAACCCGAGATTACTATCTCAACAAGAAATAATAAAAAAGGGCTACTGATAATATTTGAAGATAAAGGCATTGGGATCAGCAAAGAGAACCAGAAAAGAATCTTCGATAAGTTTTATCGCGTCCCGTCGGGAAACGTTCATAATGTTAAAGGTTTTGGTCTGGGATTAAGTTACGTTAAGAAGATAATTGAAGAACATGACGGAACTATTAAAGTTGATAGTCAGTTAAATAAAGGCACAAAATTCACTATTTTTGTTCCACAAAACTTCCTGAAATGA
- a CDS encoding response regulator transcription factor gives MKNIKILLAEDDSNLGNLLRTYLAAKNYETTLCINGRVALDAFSKESFALCILDIMMPEMDGLALAKEIRMINEDIPVIFLTAKNQKEDVLEGFRSGADDYITKPFSMEELLYRIEAILRRRTGSSSLVRKEDSYAIGQYTFNPLKQLLIFNDKTTKLTTKESELLELLCRHGNEILERNFALKTIWIDDNYFNARSMDVYITRLRKYLMKDPAVKILNVHGKGYKLIC, from the coding sequence ATGAAAAACATCAAAATTCTTCTTGCTGAAGATGATAGCAACCTGGGAAACCTGTTAAGAACATATCTTGCTGCCAAGAATTACGAGACCACACTCTGCATCAACGGAAGGGTAGCACTTGATGCATTTTCTAAAGAGAGCTTTGCCCTATGCATTCTTGATATAATGATGCCTGAGATGGATGGCCTAGCCCTGGCAAAGGAGATCCGGATGATAAATGAGGATATCCCTGTTATTTTCCTTACTGCCAAAAATCAGAAAGAAGATGTTCTCGAAGGATTCAGAAGCGGAGCCGATGACTATATTACCAAGCCTTTCTCTATGGAAGAACTCCTTTACAGGATAGAAGCCATACTTCGAAGGAGAACAGGCAGCAGTTCACTTGTCAGGAAAGAAGATTCATACGCCATTGGACAATACACTTTTAACCCCTTAAAACAACTGCTCATCTTTAATGATAAAACGACAAAACTAACAACAAAAGAATCTGAACTGCTGGAATTGTTATGTCGCCATGGCAATGAAATTCTTGAAAGGAACTTTGCATTAAAGACAATATGGATTGATGATAATTACTTCAATGCCAGGAGCATGGATGTATACATTACTCGTCTGAGAAAATACCTGATGAAAGATCCTGCTGTCAAGATCCTTAATGTTCACGGAAAAGGGTATAAACTGATATGTTAG
- the lepA gene encoding elongation factor 4, translating to MDNIRNFCIIAHIDHGKSTLADRLLEKTNTITERDYQAQILDDMDLERERGITIKSHAIQMEYFHDGKKYFLNLIDTPGHVDFSYEVSRSIAACEGALLVIDATQGIQAQTISNLYMAIDHNLEIIPVLNKMDSPAAMPEEVKDQIVDLVGCKREDIIEASAKTGMGVELILREIVKRVHPPAGDPEAPLQALIFDSIFNSFRGIIAYVKIVNGTVRKGERVKFVNTDHEYNAEEIGVLKLKQEPRNVMSVGDVGYIITGVKASAEVKVGDTITQVKNPCDEAISGFEDVKPMVFAGIYPVDADDYEDLRISIEKLQLNDASLTFIPESSAALGFGFRCGFLGLLHMEIIQERLDREFNMDVITTVPNVSFKAYTTKGEEIDVHNPSGLPPVNHLERIEEPYISAQVITLSEYVGSIMTLCIDKRGVLKNQVYLTRDRVELTFEMPLAEIVFDFYDKLKSISKGYASFDYYYIAYQKADLVRLDILLNGEMVDALSTLIYRGHAYEFGRKMCVKLKELIPRQQFDIAIQAAIGAKIISRETVKAVRKDVTAKCYGGDITRKRKLLEKQKKGKKRMRQVGNVEVPQQAFLAVLKLD from the coding sequence ATGGACAATATCCGTAATTTCTGTATAATAGCACATATTGATCATGGTAAGAGTACCCTGGCAGACAGGTTATTGGAAAAGACCAATACAATAACTGAAAGAGATTACCAGGCCCAGATACTTGATGATATGGATCTGGAAAGGGAGAGGGGTATTACGATTAAAAGTCATGCAATTCAGATGGAGTATTTCCACGACGGAAAGAAGTACTTCCTTAATCTGATAGACACTCCGGGACATGTTGATTTTTCATACGAGGTTTCCAGATCAATTGCAGCCTGCGAAGGTGCTCTGCTGGTTATAGATGCAACCCAGGGAATTCAGGCACAGACAATTTCAAATCTCTACATGGCAATTGATCATAATCTCGAAATTATTCCTGTGCTGAATAAAATGGATTCACCTGCCGCTATGCCGGAAGAGGTTAAGGATCAGATTGTCGATCTGGTTGGCTGTAAAAGGGAAGATATTATAGAAGCCAGTGCAAAAACCGGAATGGGAGTTGAATTGATACTCAGAGAGATTGTGAAAAGAGTACATCCTCCGGCCGGAGATCCTGAGGCCCCCCTGCAGGCCCTGATATTTGATTCCATATTTAATTCATTCAGAGGAATTATAGCTTATGTCAAAATCGTTAATGGTACTGTCAGGAAAGGTGAAAGAGTTAAGTTTGTAAATACAGATCATGAGTACAATGCTGAAGAGATAGGTGTACTAAAGCTTAAACAGGAACCACGTAATGTAATGAGTGTGGGTGATGTTGGCTATATAATTACCGGTGTTAAGGCTTCAGCAGAAGTAAAAGTAGGAGATACAATAACTCAGGTTAAGAATCCCTGTGATGAAGCTATATCGGGATTTGAGGATGTTAAGCCAATGGTGTTTGCCGGTATCTATCCGGTTGATGCCGATGATTATGAAGATCTGAGAATATCTATTGAAAAGCTGCAGTTAAATGATGCTTCACTCACATTTATTCCAGAATCATCTGCAGCACTGGGCTTCGGCTTCAGATGCGGATTCCTTGGACTGCTGCATATGGAGATTATTCAGGAACGTCTCGACAGGGAGTTTAATATGGATGTCATTACGACAGTACCAAACGTATCTTTTAAAGCATATACTACAAAGGGAGAGGAGATTGATGTTCATAATCCTTCAGGCCTTCCCCCTGTAAATCACCTTGAGAGAATAGAGGAACCATATATTTCAGCACAGGTGATTACTCTGTCGGAGTATGTTGGTTCGATAATGACACTATGTATCGATAAACGCGGTGTGCTGAAGAACCAGGTATATCTTACCAGGGACAGGGTTGAATTAACATTTGAAATGCCACTTGCTGAGATTGTTTTTGATTTTTATGATAAACTTAAGAGCATTTCGAAGGGATATGCCTCTTTTGATTATTACTACATAGCTTATCAGAAGGCTGATCTTGTCAGGCTTGATATTCTGCTCAACGGCGAGATGGTTGATGCTCTCTCCACACTCATATACCGGGGACACGCATATGAATTTGGACGTAAAATGTGCGTTAAGCTGAAAGAACTCATTCCCCGCCAGCAATTTGATATTGCAATACAGGCAGCTATTGGTGCAAAGATTATATCAAGGGAAACGGTGAAGGCAGTAAGGAAAGATGTTACTGCGAAATGTTACGGTGGTGATATAACAAGGAAAAGAAAGCTTCTTGAGAAACAGAAGAAAGGCAAGAAAAGAATGAGGCAGGTTGGTAATGTTGAAGTCCCCCAACAGGCTTTCCTCGCAGTCCTGAAACTGGACTAA